The genomic segment CTGCGAATAATTTTTGCATGGTGCCGGTGATACCTTTCTCTGGTGACAATTCTACCTTCTCGAGACGATTCCTGAAGCGTATCCCAATCTGGTTCAGGCGTTCGAGGCGCGTCTCAGTCAACAGGGGTTTCAGTGCTTCAATGCGGGTGAATAGCTCCAAAAAAGACCAGAGCTTTTCGGGCTTGACCGTGCTGTCCTTGAGTGAGTGAGCAAAGTAGAGGTAACCCAGACCTTCTTCGGGATTGGGAGCAGTCATGATGAGGCGTACCCAGTAGTGCAGCGCATCAGGGGCGCGTGTGTGCAGGAAGGCCAGGGTATTTTCAAGCATTTCGGCATTTTGTTCAGGGAAACGGAGAATTAGAGGTACAAAATATCGAAAATCGCTCAAGCTGAACTGGGGCTTGTCACAGTAAACCAGCGCACGTAAAAGTGCCGGCGGAATGGTTTCATAAGGCGCTGGAATATCCTTTGTGAAAAGAATATTCCAGGCGGCAGGGCAATCGTTAATATTTGAAAGCCATTTGTCTCGCAGTTCTTCGCTGTTAATTTTGAAAAAATACCGTAGACCATCCAAAAACTCCGCGTGTGTTTTATCACCCTTAAGAAAGGCATGTATCTGCGGGAAACGTCGAACGGTGTTAAGGTGCGGCAGAAGATCAACGGCTGCCAGTCGAATAAACAATAAAGGGGAGACCGGTGCACCAGAAAATGAAACGTGTCTTGCATACACGATATGGAGTGCTTTTTCCTGCGCTAAAGAAACCCTTTGCAGTGCATCAGGAGTGTATTTGGTGACTCGGTTAAGGCGATACAGCAACCACTGATTATCAGAGGCCGGAACACTGTCGAGAATGATGCGTATTTTTTCTATCAGTAAGGGGTTATCCGGTGCATTAAGCAATGGCAGTAAAAAAGCACAGTCAGGATGTGAAAGCCGGTGAAGATGTGGCAGAAAACCTGGAAGATGCGCCACATTAAAGAGTGCCTCACAATGGTTTATGACATGGTCTGTGGGAGGAATCTGCAGGCGTTCAAAAACGTAATAGGATTTTAAGGTCAGAAAATCCGTGTCATCAGCGAATTTTTTACGAAAAATTTCGCGCAAAAATGCTTCGGGTCTATTCAGCGTGTTAAGCATATTTTCTGAAGTATATCGATGCTCAAAGAGTTCTATTAACAGCAGACAAAGCCATGGATTAGCGGGCAGCGTGTCAATGTCCATGTCAAGTTGATAAAAAACAGCAATCAGCATCGCAGCAAGTACAAAAGCCGGCTGGTGGCGCTCGATAATACTTTCAGGGGTGGAGCAGGCGGTGGCAGAGGTATCTACCCATTTTTCAAGCGGCGTACCCATAACGTCTTCCCACTTGAGCAGGCTTGAGATATGACGTGGCCTGATATATCCTTGCATGCATTGAATGGCCTCTGGCATCATGAGCGTTCGGCGGATGGCAATCATGTCGTACATCTCGCCGGTCATAACCGCATTATTCTGCGGTCGGTAGATGAGCGTACCGTATAAATAGAGCTGTAGAGAGCCGGGTTGAATAGCAGATGCGCCATAATCGATAAAAAAGAGTTTATCGTCTTTGAGCGTAATGTTCTCAGGCTTGATGTCGAGGTGTGCAAGCGGAACCATTTCTCCCGGTTGTCCATGGTGCATGCGAAACGCTTCAATGCAAAGTTTGATGGCAACATCCCGGCATTCTGCATCTGAAAGCCGATTTTCAGTTAACAGTTTGAACAGACTGTCTCCGAGGAACGGCATTGGCAGGTAGTGTTTTCGCCCGTCAAGACGCGCAACAGAACCCTCAGTCCGCTTTAGAGCCCGGTTAATGGAGACTTCCATCAAGTTGAAAGGGTAATTCCCAATCTTAACAACCTGCGGCACAGTTTCTTCTGCACTGGTAAGGGTTTTGATGCGCGCATTCCCACCTCTCTCGAGAGAAGCATGCAGCATGAAGGTTTTACCATGAAGCCGTATGAACGAGTGCGTGGTGTCATACTCGGTGCTGACGGGTTGCTCATTTTTCAGACGGCGCGTGCCATCCCTGTTAAGGGAGCGGGGCAGTTTGGTGCCATCAGGTGCATTGTCAAGGCGTGCTCTTGCAATCGACAACGGATCAGCAGGGATATATGGCATGGGAGTGAAAAATGGGTAATTTACAAATTGCTTGATTAAATGTCAAGAAGTTCGCATTTCCTACGCCGATGGGAGCAGGAAACCCACGGCAACCTGGCGTCCTTCAGACAAAAGCACGTTAAACGTGCGGCATGCTGCGCCAATCGACATGCATTCAAAGCCGATGCGATTGGCAGCAAGCCACTGTTGCAGGGGCATGGGCGCTAAAACGCCGGTTTCGTCATGTCCTATTAAAAGTATTTCTAGTGGTGTTGAGAGTACGGGTTCAAGCGTTTCGGTACTTAATCCACTCAATGCCTGTACATTCCAGGGATAATGAATGGTGTATGTCCCGATTAACACGCTTTCG from the Legionella geestiana genome contains:
- a CDS encoding Mth938-like domain-containing protein; its protein translation is MHLHQESRDPHTITGYSDNLIQVAEQSFTESVLIGTYTIHYPWNVQALSGLSTETLEPVLSTPLEILLIGHDETGVLAPMPLQQWLAANRIGFECMSIGAACRTFNVLLSEGRQVAVGFLLPSA